The Columba livia isolate bColLiv1 breed racing homer chromosome 21, bColLiv1.pat.W.v2, whole genome shotgun sequence genome has a segment encoding these proteins:
- the CEP104 gene encoding centrosomal protein of 104 kDa isoform X3, with product MPHKIGFVVVSSSGHEDGFSAKELMVHAPTVNGWRSPRLCQYPQEIVLQLVERCRIRKLQLLAHQYMISSKIEFYIGESLPAYFAPYQSERFHRLGYVPLSDNEKTDFKARELKSVYMDAVGQYLKLIFHKNYVNKYNLYSQVALVAINIIGDPADYSNDSDNTPSREKLIDHYLGIKSDDPALDGTYLGKPDSISPLDDLAFDMYQDPEVAQIIRRLDEKKREAVHHERYDYAKKLKQAIADLQKVGERLGRYEVEKRYAVEKEDYDLAKKKKQQMESYRLRVYQQLELHGLLDAELAIQKTSELPLESMISTISPQRTKATNSPPCEHPELQTGEPWSAELLLEEKLADLASAEPVVPHGSPAPPMTHPATSEEAFLKGNVEFLPYDERPLPAVCKQPEAAMACPEAEATEGGVSGAPRGGIAGEPEPLSEKALREASPAVEVFGEALVSGAYSKTWSYREDALLAVYKKLMEMSVNTPKDDLKNMLRAAVFLVRRAIKDIVSSVFQASLKLLKMIISQYIPKHKLGRLETSYCVEKTLPNLLSRTGDSSSRLRLLASTFIQEMALSSEVKPLQIVPVHLVQPLKPNSPAHLAMSRVELVECLLKDMGTENSGFTVSSVMKFATGALEHRVCEVRDAALRIIFAMYRMHRAAILEYLPPDDASIRKSVLYKSLFDGFAKIDGKLSEAEIREKESDFQKPKHQGYQLNESPAPAAAEIPDGHPSVANYLDNLCIFCGERDESFTEEGLDLHYWKHCPMLTRCEHCKQVVEIASLTEHLLTDCDKKDSFGRCHRCSEALPKDELPKHLKNKTCNPAKPEDVANHCPLCHDSFPPGEEAWKFHLMSNDGCKMNQRRLFAMNKTLLVQPGKLGGLYFRKPGPSGAKARPPSIGSKIPTPVGGPNKSTGKTYSKR from the exons CATCGGTGAAAGCTTGCCTGCATACTTTGCTCCTTATCAGTCAGAGAGGTTCCACAGACTAGG ttATGTCCCTCTCTCGGACAATGAAAAGACTGATTTCAAAGCACGGGAGTTAAAATCTGTGTATATGGATGCAGTTGGCCAGTACCTGAAGCTGATTTTCCATAAAAATTATGTCAATAAATACAACTTATATAGTCAG GTTGCCCTAGTAGCTATAAATATTATTGGAGATCCAGCAGACTACAGTAATGACAGCGATAATACT CCTTCCAGAGAGAAGCTGATAGACCACTACCTGGGAATTAAATCAGATGATCCTGCCTTAGATGGAACGTACCTTGG GAAACCTGACTCCATTTCACCTCTGGATGATTTGGCTTTTGACATGTACCAGGACCCAGAAGTGGCTCAGATAATCCGCAGGCTGGACGAGAAGAAGCGCGAAGCTGTCCATCACGAGCGCTACGACTACGCCAAGAAACTCAAACAGGCTATCGCGGACTTGCAAAAG GTAGGAGAACGACTTGGCCGGTATGAGGTGGAGAAGCGCTACGCTGTAGAGAAGGAGGATTATGATCTTGCTAAAAAGAAGAAGCAGCAAATGGAGTCGTACCGCCTGAGGGTGTATCAGCAGCTGGAGCTCCATGGCCTGCTGGACGCAGAGCTCGCG ATTCAGAAAACCTCTGAATTGCCTTTGGAGTCTATGATTTCTACTATCAGTCCTCAGCGGACAAAAGCTACAAATTCCCCTCCTTGTGagcacccagaactgcagacGGGAGAGCCGTGGAGCGCAGAGCTTTTGCTGGAGGAGAAGTTGGCAGATCTCGCCTCTGCTGAGCCCGTCGTGCCCCACGGGTCCCCTGCTCCTCCCATGACCCATCCCGCAACCTCCGAGGAAGCGTTTCTCAAAGGAAAT GTTGAGTTTTTACCTTATGATGAGAGACCCCTTCCAGCTGTCTGCAAACAGCCCGAGGCGGCGATGGCGTGCCCAGAGGCAGAGGCGACTGAGGGGGGTGTGAGTGGCGCCCCGAGAGGCGGCATCGCCGGGGAGCCCGAGCCGCTGTCGGAGAAGGCGCTGAGGGAGGCCAGCCCCGCCGTGGAGGTGTTCGGAGAAGCTCTG GTTTCAGGAGCATATTCCAAAACCTGGTCATACCGAGAAGATGCGTTACTGGCCGTGTACAAGAAGCTGATGGAGATGTCAGTAAACACTCCAAAGGACGATTTAAAGAACATGCTGAGGGCTGCCGTTTTCCTTGTGAGGAGAGCCATCAAAGACATCGTGTCTTCA GTTTTTCAAGCTTCCCTGAAACTTTTGAAGATGATCATTAGCCAATATATACCAAAACATAAACTAGGAAGACTAGAAACTTCTTATTGTGTGGAAAAAACACTTCCAAATTTGCTTTCTAGAACAGGGGACTCTTCATCCCGTCTTCGCCTTTTGGCTTCTACCTTTattcag GAAATGGCTCTGAGCAGCGAAGTTAAACCTCTTCAGATTGTTCCAGTTCATCTGGTTCAGCCGTTGAAACCAAACTCCCCAGCACACCTGGCAATGAGTCGAGTGGAATTAGTGGAATGTCTCTTGAAAGACATGGGAACTGAGAACTCTGGGTTTACCGTCAGTAGCGTCATGAAG tttgcgACGGGAGCTTTGGAACACCGAGTCTGTGAAGTTCGTGATGCAGCGTTGCGGATTATCTTTGCCATGTACAGGATGCACAGGGCTGCTATACTGGAATATCTTCCCCCAGATGACGCGAGCATTCGCAAGAGTGTTCTCTATAAGTCGCTCTTTGATGGATTTGCTAAAATAGACGGTAAACTTTCTGAAGCTGAAATTAGG GAGAAAGAATCTGATTTTCAGAAGCCAAAGCACCAAG GTTACCAGCTGAACGAAAGCCCAGCGCCCGCAGCAGCAGAGATCCCAGATGGTCATCCCTCTGTTGCAAATTACTTGGATAA cttATGTATTTTTTGTGGTGAAAGGGACGAATCCTTCACAGAGGAGGGGTTGGATCTGCACTACTGGAAGCACTGTCCCATGCTAACCAGATGTGAGCACTGCAAACAG GTGGTGGAAATTGCGAGCCTGACGGAGCACTTGTTGACCGACTGTGACAAAAAGGACAGCTTTGGGAGGTGTCACCGGTGCTCCGAGGCCCTTCCAAAAGATGAGTTGCCCAAACATCTGAAGAACAAGACTTGCAATC CTGCCAAACCAGAAGACGTGGCAAACCATTGCCCGCTGTGCCACGACAGCTTCCCCCCGGGAGAGGAG GCCTGGAAGTTTCACCTCATGAGCAACGATGGCTGTAAAATGAATCAACGGAGGTTGTTCGCAATGAATAAAACTCTTCTGGTGCAGCCGG GCAAACTAGGTGGCCTGTATTTCAGGAAGCCAGGTCCTTCAGGAGCAAAAGCTCGACCTCCCTCTATAGGAAGCAAGATCCCAACCCCAGTAGGGGGCCCAAATAAAAGCACTGGCAAAACATACTCAAAGCGATGA
- the CEP104 gene encoding centrosomal protein of 104 kDa isoform X1 translates to MPHKIGFVVVSSSGHEDGFSAKELMVHAPTVNGWRSPRLCQYPQEIVLQLVERCRIRKLQLLAHQYMISSKIEFYIGESLPAYFAPYQSERFHRLGYVPLSDNEKTDFKARELKSVYMDAVGQYLKLIFHKNYVNKYNLYSQVALVAINIIGDPADYSNDSDNTPSREKLIDHYLGIKSDDPALDGTYLGKPDSISPLDDLAFDMYQDPEVAQIIRRLDEKKREAVHHERYDYAKKLKQAIADLQKVGERLGRYEVEKRYAVEKEDYDLAKKKKQQMESYRLRVYQQLELHGLLDAELAIQKTSELPLESMISTISPQRTKATNSPPCEHPELQTGEPWSAELLLEEKLADLASAEPVVPHGSPAPPMTHPATSEEAFLKGNVEFLPYDERPLPAVCKQPEAAMACPEAEATEGGVSGAPRGGIAGEPEPLSEKALREASPAVEVFGEALVSGAYSKTWSYREDALLAVYKKLMEMSVNTPKDDLKNMLRAAVFLVRRAIKDIVSSVFQASLKLLKMIISQYIPKHKLGRLETSYCVEKTLPNLLSRTGDSSSRLRLLASTFIQEMALSSEVKPLQIVPVHLVQPLKPNSPAHLAMSRVELVECLLKDMGTENSGFTVSSVMKFATGALEHRVCEVRDAALRIIFAMYRMHRAAILEYLPPDDASIRKSVLYKSLFDGFAKIDGKLSEAEIRAQRRAATEEAEKQKQEEIRVLQGQLAALKEIQAEVQAGKEKESDFQKPKHQGYQLNESPAPAAAEIPDGHPSVANYLDNLCIFCGERDESFTEEGLDLHYWKHCPMLTRCEHCKQVVEIASLTEHLLTDCDKKDSFGRCHRCSEALPKDELPKHLKNKTCNPAKPEDVANHCPLCHDSFPPGEEAWKFHLMSNDGCKMNQRRLFAMNKTLLVQPGKLGGLYFRKPGPSGAKARPPSIGSKIPTPVGGPNKSTGKTYSKR, encoded by the exons CATCGGTGAAAGCTTGCCTGCATACTTTGCTCCTTATCAGTCAGAGAGGTTCCACAGACTAGG ttATGTCCCTCTCTCGGACAATGAAAAGACTGATTTCAAAGCACGGGAGTTAAAATCTGTGTATATGGATGCAGTTGGCCAGTACCTGAAGCTGATTTTCCATAAAAATTATGTCAATAAATACAACTTATATAGTCAG GTTGCCCTAGTAGCTATAAATATTATTGGAGATCCAGCAGACTACAGTAATGACAGCGATAATACT CCTTCCAGAGAGAAGCTGATAGACCACTACCTGGGAATTAAATCAGATGATCCTGCCTTAGATGGAACGTACCTTGG GAAACCTGACTCCATTTCACCTCTGGATGATTTGGCTTTTGACATGTACCAGGACCCAGAAGTGGCTCAGATAATCCGCAGGCTGGACGAGAAGAAGCGCGAAGCTGTCCATCACGAGCGCTACGACTACGCCAAGAAACTCAAACAGGCTATCGCGGACTTGCAAAAG GTAGGAGAACGACTTGGCCGGTATGAGGTGGAGAAGCGCTACGCTGTAGAGAAGGAGGATTATGATCTTGCTAAAAAGAAGAAGCAGCAAATGGAGTCGTACCGCCTGAGGGTGTATCAGCAGCTGGAGCTCCATGGCCTGCTGGACGCAGAGCTCGCG ATTCAGAAAACCTCTGAATTGCCTTTGGAGTCTATGATTTCTACTATCAGTCCTCAGCGGACAAAAGCTACAAATTCCCCTCCTTGTGagcacccagaactgcagacGGGAGAGCCGTGGAGCGCAGAGCTTTTGCTGGAGGAGAAGTTGGCAGATCTCGCCTCTGCTGAGCCCGTCGTGCCCCACGGGTCCCCTGCTCCTCCCATGACCCATCCCGCAACCTCCGAGGAAGCGTTTCTCAAAGGAAAT GTTGAGTTTTTACCTTATGATGAGAGACCCCTTCCAGCTGTCTGCAAACAGCCCGAGGCGGCGATGGCGTGCCCAGAGGCAGAGGCGACTGAGGGGGGTGTGAGTGGCGCCCCGAGAGGCGGCATCGCCGGGGAGCCCGAGCCGCTGTCGGAGAAGGCGCTGAGGGAGGCCAGCCCCGCCGTGGAGGTGTTCGGAGAAGCTCTG GTTTCAGGAGCATATTCCAAAACCTGGTCATACCGAGAAGATGCGTTACTGGCCGTGTACAAGAAGCTGATGGAGATGTCAGTAAACACTCCAAAGGACGATTTAAAGAACATGCTGAGGGCTGCCGTTTTCCTTGTGAGGAGAGCCATCAAAGACATCGTGTCTTCA GTTTTTCAAGCTTCCCTGAAACTTTTGAAGATGATCATTAGCCAATATATACCAAAACATAAACTAGGAAGACTAGAAACTTCTTATTGTGTGGAAAAAACACTTCCAAATTTGCTTTCTAGAACAGGGGACTCTTCATCCCGTCTTCGCCTTTTGGCTTCTACCTTTattcag GAAATGGCTCTGAGCAGCGAAGTTAAACCTCTTCAGATTGTTCCAGTTCATCTGGTTCAGCCGTTGAAACCAAACTCCCCAGCACACCTGGCAATGAGTCGAGTGGAATTAGTGGAATGTCTCTTGAAAGACATGGGAACTGAGAACTCTGGGTTTACCGTCAGTAGCGTCATGAAG tttgcgACGGGAGCTTTGGAACACCGAGTCTGTGAAGTTCGTGATGCAGCGTTGCGGATTATCTTTGCCATGTACAGGATGCACAGGGCTGCTATACTGGAATATCTTCCCCCAGATGACGCGAGCATTCGCAAGAGTGTTCTCTATAAGTCGCTCTTTGATGGATTTGCTAAAATAGACGGTAAACTTTCTGAAGCTGAAATTAGG GCACAGAGAAGGGCGGCGACAGAAGAGgcagagaaacagaagcagGAAGAAATAAGAGTTCTGCAGGGTCAGCTGGCAGCTCTCAAGGAGATACAAGCAGAAGTGCAAGCTGGAAAG GAGAAAGAATCTGATTTTCAGAAGCCAAAGCACCAAG GTTACCAGCTGAACGAAAGCCCAGCGCCCGCAGCAGCAGAGATCCCAGATGGTCATCCCTCTGTTGCAAATTACTTGGATAA cttATGTATTTTTTGTGGTGAAAGGGACGAATCCTTCACAGAGGAGGGGTTGGATCTGCACTACTGGAAGCACTGTCCCATGCTAACCAGATGTGAGCACTGCAAACAG GTGGTGGAAATTGCGAGCCTGACGGAGCACTTGTTGACCGACTGTGACAAAAAGGACAGCTTTGGGAGGTGTCACCGGTGCTCCGAGGCCCTTCCAAAAGATGAGTTGCCCAAACATCTGAAGAACAAGACTTGCAATC CTGCCAAACCAGAAGACGTGGCAAACCATTGCCCGCTGTGCCACGACAGCTTCCCCCCGGGAGAGGAG GCCTGGAAGTTTCACCTCATGAGCAACGATGGCTGTAAAATGAATCAACGGAGGTTGTTCGCAATGAATAAAACTCTTCTGGTGCAGCCGG GCAAACTAGGTGGCCTGTATTTCAGGAAGCCAGGTCCTTCAGGAGCAAAAGCTCGACCTCCCTCTATAGGAAGCAAGATCCCAACCCCAGTAGGGGGCCCAAATAAAAGCACTGGCAAAACATACTCAAAGCGATGA
- the CEP104 gene encoding centrosomal protein of 104 kDa isoform X2 yields the protein MPHKIGFVVVSSSGHEDGFSAKELMVHAPTVNGWRSPRLCQYPQEIVLQLVERCRIRKLQLLAHQYMISSKIEFYIGESLPAYFAPYQSERFHRLGYVPLSDNEKTDFKARELKSVYMDAVGQYLKLIFHKNYVNKYNLYSQVALVAINIIGDPADYSNDSDNTPSREKLIDHYLGIKSDDPALDGTYLGKPDSISPLDDLAFDMYQDPEVAQIIRRLDEKKREAVHHERYDYAKKLKQAIADLQKVGERLGRYEVEKRYAVEKEDYDLAKKKKQQMESYRLRVYQQLELHGLLDAELAIQKTSELPLESMISTISPQRTKATNSPPCEHPELQTGEPWSAELLLEEKLADLASAEPVVPHGSPAPPMTHPATSEEAFLKGNVEFLPYDERPLPAVCKQPEAAMACPEAEATEGGVSGAPRGGIAGEPEPLSEKALREASPAVEVFGEALVSGAYSKTWSYREDALLAVYKKLMEMSVNTPKDDLKNMLRAAVFLVRRAIKDIVSSVFQASLKLLKMIISQYIPKHKLGRLETSYCVEKTLPNLLSRTGDSSSRLRLLASTFIQEMALSSEVKPLQIVPVHLVQPLKPNSPAHLAMSRVELVECLLKDMGTENSGFTVSSVMKFATGALEHRVCEVRDAALRIIFAMYRMHRAAILEYLPPDDASIRKSVLYKSLFDGFAKIDGKLSEAEIRAQRRAATEEAEKQKQEEIRVLQGQLAALKEIQAEVQAGKEKESDFQKPKHQGYQLNESPAPAAAEIPDGHPSVANYLDNLCIFCGERDESFTEEGLDLHYWKHCPMLTRCEHCKQVVEIASLTEHLLTDCDKKDSFGRCHRCSEALPKDELPKHLKNKTCNPAKPEDVANHCPLCHDSFPPGEEAWKFHLMSNDGCKMNQRRLFAMNKTLLVQPVAKYTLV from the exons CATCGGTGAAAGCTTGCCTGCATACTTTGCTCCTTATCAGTCAGAGAGGTTCCACAGACTAGG ttATGTCCCTCTCTCGGACAATGAAAAGACTGATTTCAAAGCACGGGAGTTAAAATCTGTGTATATGGATGCAGTTGGCCAGTACCTGAAGCTGATTTTCCATAAAAATTATGTCAATAAATACAACTTATATAGTCAG GTTGCCCTAGTAGCTATAAATATTATTGGAGATCCAGCAGACTACAGTAATGACAGCGATAATACT CCTTCCAGAGAGAAGCTGATAGACCACTACCTGGGAATTAAATCAGATGATCCTGCCTTAGATGGAACGTACCTTGG GAAACCTGACTCCATTTCACCTCTGGATGATTTGGCTTTTGACATGTACCAGGACCCAGAAGTGGCTCAGATAATCCGCAGGCTGGACGAGAAGAAGCGCGAAGCTGTCCATCACGAGCGCTACGACTACGCCAAGAAACTCAAACAGGCTATCGCGGACTTGCAAAAG GTAGGAGAACGACTTGGCCGGTATGAGGTGGAGAAGCGCTACGCTGTAGAGAAGGAGGATTATGATCTTGCTAAAAAGAAGAAGCAGCAAATGGAGTCGTACCGCCTGAGGGTGTATCAGCAGCTGGAGCTCCATGGCCTGCTGGACGCAGAGCTCGCG ATTCAGAAAACCTCTGAATTGCCTTTGGAGTCTATGATTTCTACTATCAGTCCTCAGCGGACAAAAGCTACAAATTCCCCTCCTTGTGagcacccagaactgcagacGGGAGAGCCGTGGAGCGCAGAGCTTTTGCTGGAGGAGAAGTTGGCAGATCTCGCCTCTGCTGAGCCCGTCGTGCCCCACGGGTCCCCTGCTCCTCCCATGACCCATCCCGCAACCTCCGAGGAAGCGTTTCTCAAAGGAAAT GTTGAGTTTTTACCTTATGATGAGAGACCCCTTCCAGCTGTCTGCAAACAGCCCGAGGCGGCGATGGCGTGCCCAGAGGCAGAGGCGACTGAGGGGGGTGTGAGTGGCGCCCCGAGAGGCGGCATCGCCGGGGAGCCCGAGCCGCTGTCGGAGAAGGCGCTGAGGGAGGCCAGCCCCGCCGTGGAGGTGTTCGGAGAAGCTCTG GTTTCAGGAGCATATTCCAAAACCTGGTCATACCGAGAAGATGCGTTACTGGCCGTGTACAAGAAGCTGATGGAGATGTCAGTAAACACTCCAAAGGACGATTTAAAGAACATGCTGAGGGCTGCCGTTTTCCTTGTGAGGAGAGCCATCAAAGACATCGTGTCTTCA GTTTTTCAAGCTTCCCTGAAACTTTTGAAGATGATCATTAGCCAATATATACCAAAACATAAACTAGGAAGACTAGAAACTTCTTATTGTGTGGAAAAAACACTTCCAAATTTGCTTTCTAGAACAGGGGACTCTTCATCCCGTCTTCGCCTTTTGGCTTCTACCTTTattcag GAAATGGCTCTGAGCAGCGAAGTTAAACCTCTTCAGATTGTTCCAGTTCATCTGGTTCAGCCGTTGAAACCAAACTCCCCAGCACACCTGGCAATGAGTCGAGTGGAATTAGTGGAATGTCTCTTGAAAGACATGGGAACTGAGAACTCTGGGTTTACCGTCAGTAGCGTCATGAAG tttgcgACGGGAGCTTTGGAACACCGAGTCTGTGAAGTTCGTGATGCAGCGTTGCGGATTATCTTTGCCATGTACAGGATGCACAGGGCTGCTATACTGGAATATCTTCCCCCAGATGACGCGAGCATTCGCAAGAGTGTTCTCTATAAGTCGCTCTTTGATGGATTTGCTAAAATAGACGGTAAACTTTCTGAAGCTGAAATTAGG GCACAGAGAAGGGCGGCGACAGAAGAGgcagagaaacagaagcagGAAGAAATAAGAGTTCTGCAGGGTCAGCTGGCAGCTCTCAAGGAGATACAAGCAGAAGTGCAAGCTGGAAAG GAGAAAGAATCTGATTTTCAGAAGCCAAAGCACCAAG GTTACCAGCTGAACGAAAGCCCAGCGCCCGCAGCAGCAGAGATCCCAGATGGTCATCCCTCTGTTGCAAATTACTTGGATAA cttATGTATTTTTTGTGGTGAAAGGGACGAATCCTTCACAGAGGAGGGGTTGGATCTGCACTACTGGAAGCACTGTCCCATGCTAACCAGATGTGAGCACTGCAAACAG GTGGTGGAAATTGCGAGCCTGACGGAGCACTTGTTGACCGACTGTGACAAAAAGGACAGCTTTGGGAGGTGTCACCGGTGCTCCGAGGCCCTTCCAAAAGATGAGTTGCCCAAACATCTGAAGAACAAGACTTGCAATC CTGCCAAACCAGAAGACGTGGCAAACCATTGCCCGCTGTGCCACGACAGCTTCCCCCCGGGAGAGGAG GCCTGGAAGTTTCACCTCATGAGCAACGATGGCTGTAAAATGAATCAACGGAGGTTGTTCGCAATGAATAAAACTCTTCTGGTGCAGCCGG tgGCAAAATACACACTGGTGTGA
- the CEP104 gene encoding centrosomal protein of 104 kDa isoform X7, producing the protein MISSKIEFYIGESLPAYFAPYQSERFHRLGYVPLSDNEKTDFKARELKSVYMDAVGQYLKLIFHKNYVNKYNLYSQVALVAINIIGDPADYSNDSDNTPSREKLIDHYLGIKSDDPALDGTYLGKPDSISPLDDLAFDMYQDPEVAQIIRRLDEKKREAVHHERYDYAKKLKQAIADLQKVGERLGRYEVEKRYAVEKEDYDLAKKKKQQMESYRLRVYQQLELHGLLDAELAIQKTSELPLESMISTISPQRTKATNSPPCEHPELQTGEPWSAELLLEEKLADLASAEPVVPHGSPAPPMTHPATSEEAFLKGNVEFLPYDERPLPAVCKQPEAAMACPEAEATEGGVSGAPRGGIAGEPEPLSEKALREASPAVEVFGEALVSGAYSKTWSYREDALLAVYKKLMEMSVNTPKDDLKNMLRAAVFLVRRAIKDIVSSVFQASLKLLKMIISQYIPKHKLGRLETSYCVEKTLPNLLSRTGDSSSRLRLLASTFIQEMALSSEVKPLQIVPVHLVQPLKPNSPAHLAMSRVELVECLLKDMGTENSGFTVSSVMKFATGALEHRVCEVRDAALRIIFAMYRMHRAAILEYLPPDDASIRKSVLYKSLFDGFAKIDGKLSEAEIREKESDFQKPKHQGYQLNESPAPAAAEIPDGHPSVANYLDNLCIFCGERDESFTEEGLDLHYWKHCPMLTRCEHCKQVVEIASLTEHLLTDCDKKDSFGRCHRCSEALPKDELPKHLKNKTCNPAKPEDVANHCPLCHDSFPPGEEAWKFHLMSNDGCKMNQRRLFAMNKTLLVQPGKLGGLYFRKPGPSGAKARPPSIGSKIPTPVGGPNKSTGKTYSKR; encoded by the exons CATCGGTGAAAGCTTGCCTGCATACTTTGCTCCTTATCAGTCAGAGAGGTTCCACAGACTAGG ttATGTCCCTCTCTCGGACAATGAAAAGACTGATTTCAAAGCACGGGAGTTAAAATCTGTGTATATGGATGCAGTTGGCCAGTACCTGAAGCTGATTTTCCATAAAAATTATGTCAATAAATACAACTTATATAGTCAG GTTGCCCTAGTAGCTATAAATATTATTGGAGATCCAGCAGACTACAGTAATGACAGCGATAATACT CCTTCCAGAGAGAAGCTGATAGACCACTACCTGGGAATTAAATCAGATGATCCTGCCTTAGATGGAACGTACCTTGG GAAACCTGACTCCATTTCACCTCTGGATGATTTGGCTTTTGACATGTACCAGGACCCAGAAGTGGCTCAGATAATCCGCAGGCTGGACGAGAAGAAGCGCGAAGCTGTCCATCACGAGCGCTACGACTACGCCAAGAAACTCAAACAGGCTATCGCGGACTTGCAAAAG GTAGGAGAACGACTTGGCCGGTATGAGGTGGAGAAGCGCTACGCTGTAGAGAAGGAGGATTATGATCTTGCTAAAAAGAAGAAGCAGCAAATGGAGTCGTACCGCCTGAGGGTGTATCAGCAGCTGGAGCTCCATGGCCTGCTGGACGCAGAGCTCGCG ATTCAGAAAACCTCTGAATTGCCTTTGGAGTCTATGATTTCTACTATCAGTCCTCAGCGGACAAAAGCTACAAATTCCCCTCCTTGTGagcacccagaactgcagacGGGAGAGCCGTGGAGCGCAGAGCTTTTGCTGGAGGAGAAGTTGGCAGATCTCGCCTCTGCTGAGCCCGTCGTGCCCCACGGGTCCCCTGCTCCTCCCATGACCCATCCCGCAACCTCCGAGGAAGCGTTTCTCAAAGGAAAT GTTGAGTTTTTACCTTATGATGAGAGACCCCTTCCAGCTGTCTGCAAACAGCCCGAGGCGGCGATGGCGTGCCCAGAGGCAGAGGCGACTGAGGGGGGTGTGAGTGGCGCCCCGAGAGGCGGCATCGCCGGGGAGCCCGAGCCGCTGTCGGAGAAGGCGCTGAGGGAGGCCAGCCCCGCCGTGGAGGTGTTCGGAGAAGCTCTG GTTTCAGGAGCATATTCCAAAACCTGGTCATACCGAGAAGATGCGTTACTGGCCGTGTACAAGAAGCTGATGGAGATGTCAGTAAACACTCCAAAGGACGATTTAAAGAACATGCTGAGGGCTGCCGTTTTCCTTGTGAGGAGAGCCATCAAAGACATCGTGTCTTCA GTTTTTCAAGCTTCCCTGAAACTTTTGAAGATGATCATTAGCCAATATATACCAAAACATAAACTAGGAAGACTAGAAACTTCTTATTGTGTGGAAAAAACACTTCCAAATTTGCTTTCTAGAACAGGGGACTCTTCATCCCGTCTTCGCCTTTTGGCTTCTACCTTTattcag GAAATGGCTCTGAGCAGCGAAGTTAAACCTCTTCAGATTGTTCCAGTTCATCTGGTTCAGCCGTTGAAACCAAACTCCCCAGCACACCTGGCAATGAGTCGAGTGGAATTAGTGGAATGTCTCTTGAAAGACATGGGAACTGAGAACTCTGGGTTTACCGTCAGTAGCGTCATGAAG tttgcgACGGGAGCTTTGGAACACCGAGTCTGTGAAGTTCGTGATGCAGCGTTGCGGATTATCTTTGCCATGTACAGGATGCACAGGGCTGCTATACTGGAATATCTTCCCCCAGATGACGCGAGCATTCGCAAGAGTGTTCTCTATAAGTCGCTCTTTGATGGATTTGCTAAAATAGACGGTAAACTTTCTGAAGCTGAAATTAGG GAGAAAGAATCTGATTTTCAGAAGCCAAAGCACCAAG GTTACCAGCTGAACGAAAGCCCAGCGCCCGCAGCAGCAGAGATCCCAGATGGTCATCCCTCTGTTGCAAATTACTTGGATAA cttATGTATTTTTTGTGGTGAAAGGGACGAATCCTTCACAGAGGAGGGGTTGGATCTGCACTACTGGAAGCACTGTCCCATGCTAACCAGATGTGAGCACTGCAAACAG GTGGTGGAAATTGCGAGCCTGACGGAGCACTTGTTGACCGACTGTGACAAAAAGGACAGCTTTGGGAGGTGTCACCGGTGCTCCGAGGCCCTTCCAAAAGATGAGTTGCCCAAACATCTGAAGAACAAGACTTGCAATC CTGCCAAACCAGAAGACGTGGCAAACCATTGCCCGCTGTGCCACGACAGCTTCCCCCCGGGAGAGGAG GCCTGGAAGTTTCACCTCATGAGCAACGATGGCTGTAAAATGAATCAACGGAGGTTGTTCGCAATGAATAAAACTCTTCTGGTGCAGCCGG GCAAACTAGGTGGCCTGTATTTCAGGAAGCCAGGTCCTTCAGGAGCAAAAGCTCGACCTCCCTCTATAGGAAGCAAGATCCCAACCCCAGTAGGGGGCCCAAATAAAAGCACTGGCAAAACATACTCAAAGCGATGA